A single genomic interval of Labrus bergylta chromosome 18, fLabBer1.1, whole genome shotgun sequence harbors:
- the LOC109981352 gene encoding syncoilin-like → MDNQTSAKNRKDVLSTEDSHMEHIRVEDTHSTSDSETELNIDESTPHPIIHTDRAVMDDLGQLFDHCILQVSHLEAQRNELIQELLRLQEPMQRVVEHLRGKMEVTQRLLTLAQLDYIAVYEEVQQVKRKLFATARDCIQSQVTLAAHKYEVAQSAVTQEELKANIHSLNQELSQLQQAYQNQLISLKDQSTRPCRPRAMSDVSQCRQASARLQRRLSGSVKALEDWYEPRLMALLKRRQIGEDALRKSREQAVDLRARLGPLNEDLQRLELQRACLEQRISLMEREREESVTQHKETMENLKETLRELQVGFEIQRKSKRDLEELRDGLSTELMFLRGCDEPRGTTAQQGP, encoded by the exons ATGGACAATCAAACATCTGCAAAGAATAGGAAAGATGTTCTATCCACTGAGGACTCACATATGGAGCATATACGTGTTGAAGATACGCATAGCACCTCTGACTCCGAAACAGAACTAAACATAGATGAGAGCACACCACATCCCATTATTCATACAGATCGGGCAGTGATGGATGACTTGGGTCAGCTTTTTGACCACTGCATCCTGCAGGTGTCTCATCTAGAGGCGCAGAGGAACGAGCTGATCCAGGAGCTCCTCCGCCTGCAGGAGCCAATGCAGCGTGTGGTGGAGCACCTGCGGGGGAAGATGGAGGTGACACAGAGGCTGCTCACTCTGGCTCAGCTGGATTACATCGCTGTTTATGAGGAAGTGCAACAGGTGAAGAGGAAACTGTTTGCCACAGCCAGAGACTGCATCCAGAGCCAGGTGACACTGGCTGCACACAAGTACGAGGTGGCTCAGTCTGCTGTCACACAG GAAGAGCTCAAGGCCAATATCCACAGTCTTAACCAGGAGTTGTCCCAGCTCCAGCAGGCCTACCAGAACCAGCTGATCTCTTTGAAGGACCAGTCCACCAGACCATGCAGGCCCCGGGCCATGAGCGACGTCAGCCAATGCCGGCAGGCTTCAGCCCGGCTGCAGCGTCGGCTCAGCGGCAGCGTAAAGGCCCTGGAGGACTGGTACGAGCCGCGGCTGATGGCCCTGCTGAAAAGGAGGCAGATCGGGGAGGACGCCTTGAGAAAGAGCAGGGAGCAGGCGGTGGACCTGAGGGCTAGACTAGGTCCCCTGAATGAGGACTTGCAGAGACTGGAGCTGCAGAGAGCCTGTCTGGAGCAGAGGATCAGTCTGATGGAgcgggagagggaggagagtgTCACACAGCATAAG GAGACGATGGAGAATTTAAAAGAGACTCTGAGAGAACTTCAAGTGGGGTTTGAGATTCAGAGAAAATCTAAGAGAGATTTGGAGGAACTACGGGACGGCCTTTCAACAGAGCTGATGTTTCTGAG aggcTGTGATGAACCCAGAGGAACTACTGCACAGCAGGGTCCATAA